The following are encoded in a window of Caldicellulosiruptor danielii genomic DNA:
- a CDS encoding substrate-binding domain-containing protein has translation MKKNFYKYLSIFLAIALIVSLAYALVPGSKDVTQASSGNPKLKGSPKEEYYMVTFASGIEYWKGCFKGMKAAADLYGVKAIYTGAPQFDVNQEVTVLRQVIAKKPAGILVTCANPDALKAPIDEAIKKGIPVLTFDADSPKSSRYSVLETGNYNAGAMAARYLGKLLGGKGEVGISTVAAQLNHEQRKQGFIDTLKKEFPKIKVVSIVNDENDSTKAARGVAAMLQAHPNIKGIFCTDAPGGVGVATAIKEANKVGKIKIVSFDTDKGTLDLIKQGVIDASIAQGTWNMGFWGMTFLFYLKHGIVNPVDNWKKFGINPLPPYVDTGTMVVTKQNVDAFYKVNVIK, from the coding sequence ATGAAGAAGAACTTTTACAAGTACCTTTCAATCTTTCTGGCGATTGCTCTCATTGTGTCTTTGGCTTATGCGCTTGTTCCAGGCTCAAAAGATGTCACACAGGCAAGCAGTGGCAACCCAAAACTAAAAGGAAGTCCAAAAGAAGAGTATTACATGGTGACCTTTGCGTCAGGTATTGAGTACTGGAAAGGTTGCTTTAAAGGAATGAAGGCAGCAGCAGACCTGTATGGTGTAAAAGCAATCTACACAGGTGCACCACAGTTTGATGTAAACCAAGAGGTTACTGTTCTTCGCCAAGTTATTGCTAAAAAACCAGCAGGGATTTTAGTTACATGTGCAAACCCTGATGCGCTAAAAGCTCCAATTGATGAGGCGATCAAAAAAGGAATTCCGGTCTTGACCTTCGATGCTGACTCACCCAAGTCCAGTAGATATTCTGTTTTGGAGACAGGAAACTATAACGCAGGTGCAATGGCTGCAAGATACTTAGGAAAGCTTTTGGGTGGAAAAGGTGAAGTGGGTATTTCAACAGTTGCTGCACAGCTAAATCACGAGCAGAGAAAACAAGGATTTATAGATACTCTCAAGAAAGAGTTTCCAAAAATTAAGGTTGTTTCAATTGTCAACGACGAAAATGACTCAACAAAAGCAGCAAGAGGAGTAGCAGCTATGCTCCAAGCTCATCCAAATATCAAAGGAATATTCTGCACAGACGCTCCTGGTGGTGTTGGTGTTGCAACAGCTATCAAAGAGGCTAACAAGGTTGGTAAGATTAAGATAGTAAGCTTTGACACAGACAAAGGCACGCTCGATTTAATTAAACAGGGAGTTATTGATGCATCGATTGCCCAGGGTACGTGGAACATGGGCTTCTGGGGCATGACATTCCTGTTCTACTTAAAACATGGTATTGTTAATCCAGTTGATAATTGGAAGAAGTTTGGTATAAATCCACTTCCGCCATACGTCGATACAGGTACAATGGTTGTAACAAAGCAGAATGTGGATGCGTTCTATAAGGTTAATGTGATAAAGTAA